In the Phenylobacterium soli genome, GCGCGGCGGCGCCTTTCGCCTGCGCCGCCGGCGCCGCGTTGGCCGCGCCCAGGCCGGCCAGGGCCATCACCCCGCCGGGATCCAGGCTGTCGACCATGGCGCTCGGCAGCAGGATGGTCGCGCCGCGCTCCTTGGTCGTCTCGTAGATGATGTTCATCGCCCGCAGCTGCAGGGCCGCCGGCGACTGCGCATAGATCTCGGCCGCCGCCACGAACTTCTGCGCCACCTCCTGCTCGGCCTGGCCCAGGTGCACCCGGGCGGCGGCCTCGCGCTGGGCCTGGGCCTCGCGGCTCATGGCGTCCTGCAGGGCGGCCGGCACGCTGATGTCGCGGATCTCGACGCTGATCGCGGTGACGCCCCACTCGGCGGTCTTGCGGCCGATCTCGTCCTTCAGCAGCTCGTCGCCATGCTTGCGGTCGGAGAGCAGGGTCGAGAGCAGCGAGGATCCGACCATCTCGCGCAGGCTGGTCTGGGCCACCCGCTCGATCGCCGAGCGGTAGTCGGTGATCTCCAGCGCCGCCCGCTCGGGGTCGTGGATCTGCCAGAACACCACCGCGTCGACGTCCACCGGCACCGTGTCCTTGGAGAGCGCCTGTTCGGCGTTGAACTCGGTGGTCTGGATGCGCTGGTCCACCCAGCTCGACACCTGGTCGATCACCGGCACGATGACGAACAGGCCAGGGCCCGCCACCTTGTGCAGCTTGCCGAGCCTGAGCACGATCGCCCGCTCCCACTGGTTGGCCATCTTCAGCGACGCCAGGGTGAGCACGCCGGTGAGGATCAGCACCGCCCCGACGCCGATCCAGGCGTAGGAGTCCTCGCTGCCGCCCGCGGCCATCGCCAGGGCGCCCAGCACGAAGGCCACCAGGGCCAGCAGGGCGGCCGGCGCGTTGACGCCTCTCGGCCGGAAGTCCGATCCGTAGAAGCCGTTCATCTCGAACTCTCCTTCTGTGCGGCCAGGGCCGCGATGCGTTCCAGCAAGAGGTCGGGCGCGACGCCCGCCGCCTTGGCCTTGGCGAGCGTCAGGCGGGCCAGCCGTTCGGCCGCCTCGTGCTGGACGGTGTGATGGGCCGGCGCCGGCGGCTCGGCGACGAAGCTGCCGCGCCCCCGCTCGAGCCGCAGGGCGCCGAGCTTCTCGAGCTCGTCGTACGCGTGGCGCACGGTGTTCAGGTCGATGCGCAGGGCCACCGCCACCTGGCGCATGGTGGGCATCTGGTCGCCCGGCTTCAGCACGCCCGCGCCCATGGCCGCCAGCACCTGCTCACGCAGCTGCACATAGATCGGGACTCCGGTGGCCTCGATGTGCAGGGTGGCGAGGAGTTGCTGCGATGTATGCATACATTCATACAATCGTCGCGCACTCGCCCGTTGTCAAGCTCGCGGCCCCGCCGCTCCGGCGCGCCGCCTCATGGCCAAGCTCCGTGCGCCTTCCTATCTCGAGGTGCGAAGGGGCCCCCTCATGCACGGACTGCGGCCGGTCGGCGCCGCCGACCTCGACCTCATCTGCCGCCACCGGCGCGAGATGTTTATGGCCTCGGGGCGCGCCGAGGAGGTGGTGGCCCCGATGGACGCGCCGTTCCGCGCCTGGCTCCACCCGCGGCTCGCCTCCGGCGCCTATTTCGGCTGGATCGCGGAGGCCGATGGCGCGCCGATCGGCGGGCTCGGCATGATGGAGATCGACTGGCCGCCGCATCCCTCCCATCCCACGCAGGACCGCCGCGGCTACATCCTCAACGTCTATGTGGAGCCCGCGCACCGCGGCCAGGGCGTCGCCCAGGCCCTGATGGCCCGCGCGACCGAGGAGGGTCGTCGCCGCGGTCTCGACCTGATGGTTCTGCACGCCACCGCCATGGGGCGGCCGCTCTATGAACGCCTGGGCTGGGCCCAGACCTCGGAGATGTCGCTCCGTCCCCGCTGATCCCCGTCAGGTTGTTGTCCTGGTCCACGCCACCGGGGATGGAGATTTATCCTCATTTTGAGCAGTAACCTATGCGCGTGGTTCGTATAGCTGCGCGATGGAGATGTAGTTGAGTCGGAATGCTGACGAACGAATCCCCAAAGTGAGTGATAAACATCCGATCAACACTCAATTAACCGTCGTTTTGTCTCTCCCGGCCGTTGAGTAAGGCTGCGGCAGCCAATAGTTGAGCGGGTATCGAAAGCAACCACGGCCGGGGGGTCTGTGATCGGCGCTGCGGGCTTCCACCCGCACGACGGCTCCGTTCGCCCTCGGCGCCACGGAGCCGCCCATGTCCGACACGCCTCCCGCCGCCCAGCTCGTCAACGGCGTCTATTTTCTGCCCTCGAGCGTGGTCTCCGGAACCGGGATCTACACGCCCGTGCTCGCCGTCGGCTCCAACACCGGCACGGAGAGCGGCTACAACGGCTCGACCAACACGGGGCTCGACACCAGCGACCCGAAGACCAATGGGCTGCAGATCGGCCAGCTGCAGCTCGTCCACGTGGGCGCCGGTCAGCTCACCGCCGGCGGGCTCACCGTGGCGGCGGGCGACTATTACGTCTTCCGCCTCGACCTCAACGAGCCGACCCCCGAGGCGGGCATCACGCTCAACGCCTTCCGCCTGTTCTCCGGCCCCGACGCCGGCGCCGGCCTCGACTTCGCGACCGGCACGCCCACCGGCTTCACCCTCGACTTCGCGCTCGGCCAGAGCGTCAACCTGACCGCCTGGGCCAACGGCTCGGGGGGCGACGACTACGCCATCTACGTGCCCGTCGCCGACGTGTCGGGCGCGGGCAACCTCACGGTCTACATGTCCTTCACCAACGCCCAGGGCGGGTTCGAGGAGCTGAAGGCGATCAGCACGACGGCCCCGGTGTCGCCGCCGCCGCCGCCGCCCCCGCCGCCGGTCCCGCCGGTCCATCCGGCCCTCGCCCTCGACCACATCGAGGTCTCCTATGACGGCGGGACGCACTTCCAAGCCTACGATCCGGCCACGACGCCCAGCGACCTCGCCGATCACGGCGCGCCGGTCTTCGCCTACTATGTGAAGAACACCGGCGACGTGGCCCTGACCGGCGTGACGGTCACCGACAGCTTCGGCGCGGACACCGCCTCCTTCGACATCGGCGTCGGCGCGACCCAGGTCATCAAGACGACCGAGTCCTGGGCCGCCGGCCTCAACACCGACGCCTTCGACGCCCACTGGACCTATGGCGGCGACAGCGGCGACGTGACCGCCGCTGCGGCCTACTTCGGCGCCCAGCCGCACCTGGTGCTCGACAAGGTGGAGGTCTCCTACGACGGCGGAACGACCTTCCAGGCCTATGACCCCTCGACCACGCCCTCGGACCTCGCCGCGCATGGCGCGCCGGTCTTCGCCTACACGGTGAAGAATGACGGCAACGTCGACCTGACCCACGTCACCGTGACCGACAGCTTCGGCGCAGACACCGGCGCCTTCGACATCGCCGCCGGCGCCTCGCAGGTGGTGAAGACCACAGAAACCTGGGCTTCGGGCCTGCACACCGACAGCTTCGACGCCCACTTCAGCTACACCGACACCGGCGGCGACACGGCTGCGGGCGACGTGCTCTCCGGCGCCGCCTACACCGGCATCGCGCCGGGCCTCACCGCCGACCTGCAGGTCTCCACCGACGGCGGCGCGAATTGGGCGGATGTCGGCGCCGGCAATCTCTCCGACAACACCTTCCTGAACACCGGCTCGCCCGTGCAATTCCGCATCCTGCTCACCAATACCGGCAATGCGGAGGAGAGCGTCTCGGCGGATGGCGCCCTGGACGGCGGCGCGGCGACCGGCTTCACCTTCGGCGGCGCGGCCTCCACGACCCTCGCCGCCGGCGCCTCGGTGACCTCCGACGTGATCACCGTCACCGCCCTGCACGGCGTCCATACCGAGGTCGCCACGGCCACGGCGACCATGACCGACGGCCACGACACCCAGACCGCGGGCGCCGGCGACAGCGCCAACTACGACGGCTTCAGCGAAGGCCGCGCAGGCCTGTCCATCGGCTACTGGTCCAACCACACCTCCGCGGCGGTCTGGAACAAGGTCGGCGGCCAGGACGGCGTGCTGCTGAACGCCGGCGGTACGGCGACGCTCTTCATCCCCAAGGCGGCGGCCATCCTGCTGCTGAGCTCGTCCACCGCGGCCAACGACGCCCGCCAGCTCCTGCTCGGCCAGGCGATCGGCGCCCAGCTCAACATCAACGCCGGCGAGACCGCGCCGGCGGGCCTGATGGAGACGGCGGTGAAGTGGCTGACGGCCGGCGGCGGCAACGTCGACGGGGTGACGGCCAACGGCGTCCTCGACTCCAGCGAGTACGCCATCAGCACCGTGAAGGGCTCGCAGATGATCACCCTCCTGGGGACCAAGCTCGCCTCGAGCGGCGCGGCCTGGAGCAGCGCCTACGTGCCGGTGACCACGGTCGACCACGGCGTCATCACCGTGGACGGCGAAGGGATCAAGAACGCCCTCATGGCCTTCGACCAGAACCAGCTGGTCACCGACCCGCTGGGCGGCGTCGCCTACAACGCCTCCGGCGCGGTGGGCGGAACGACCTCGCTGTGGAGCGTCAACGGCTCCAACGACTACCTGTGGGTGCTCAAGCAGTCCCACCTGTTCGACGGCCACGGCATCATCTGACGCGCGCCATCATCCAAAGCAAAAAGGGGCGGCTCTGCTGAGCCGCCCCTCTTCATGTCCTCTCGCCGGAAGGGACGCGAGGCGGCCGTTAGTAGCCGTTGATGATCACGTCGGCGATCAGGCCGGTGGCCAGGGCCATCAGCACGAAATTGCCGTCCGCATAGACCCAACGGTAGCCGGGGGGCGGCGCCCGCAGGCCGTAGTAGCCCCAGTCCTGAACGTAGAGATGGCGGTAGGGCGGCGGCACATAGGCCCCGCGGCGCCAGTAGTTGCCGCGATGCCAGCCGGGGTTCACCCGGTAGTAGCCGTAGCCCGGGGCGTACCAGTAGCCCTGCCGGGCGCCGCGGTAGGTGCGCCACTCGGGACGATGCTCCCAGGTGTCGCGGTGGGCGCGGTCATAGCGGAGCTCGCGGCGATCCTCGCGCATCTCGCGCCGGTCGTGGCGCAGCTCGCGGCGATCCTGGCGAAGCTCGCGCCGATCGTCGCGGCGGTCGTGGTCGCCGTAGGGCTGGGCCGACGCCGCCATGGGCGCGGCCGCCGTGGTGACCGCCAACGCCGCGTACAACAGGTGTTTCATAGGCTTCCTTCCTCTTGAACCACCCCCGATGGATCCGACCCTAACGCGTGGGCCTGAACCTCGGTTGAACGGCTCAGTCAGAGAGGGAACAGCCTAGCTCGCGTCCGGCGCGTGGCTGCCGATCGGCGCGTTGGGATCGCTCGGCGGCGGCTTGGCGGGCGTCGGCGGCGGGCCGGCCGGGACGGCGGCGGCCGGAGCCGGGGTTGGGGCTGGCGGCGGCACGGCGAGCATCGGCGCCGGCTCGGGGGCGGCAGGCTGGACCGCGGCGGTCGCAGGCGCACGCTTCGGCGTCACGGCCGCACGGCGCACCGGCGCGGCGGGACGCGCCGCCGGGGCGGGCGCCGAGGCGGCGGCTTGCGACGGCGCGAGTGTCGGCTCCGTCACGGTCGGCGCGGGAGCCGGCGCCTGGGCCTGCGGGGCCGGGGGCGCGGTCAGGGCCGGAGCGGCGGGCGGCAGGCTCGGCCGCTGCGCCGGGCGCGTCACATAGAGCAGCACGCCCAGACCGGCGACGGCGACCACGATCGCCGCGGCCGCGGGCAGCCAGCTCTTCCGACCGCCGGAGGCGCTGGTGCGCGCCAGCACACCCTGAGAGCCGAGTTGGGCCCCGAGCGGGGCGTGGATCTCGAGCGGAGCCACCGTGTGGGGCGTGGGCTCGGCCGGCTGCGGCGGCGGTGTCGGCGCAGGCTCGACCGCCTCGGCGGGGGGCCCGCTCGGCCGGCCGATCGGCAGGGCGGAGCCGGACAGGATGGAGGCCGCCGGGCTGGGGCCCGGCTGGGTGAGGGCGGCGGGCCGGGGCGCGCCCGCCTCGCTCTGCGCGCGCGACGGATAGCGCCCGCCGGCCAGCATCATCCGCGCGCCCTGCATCGGCGGATAGGCCGAGGGCCGCGCATAGGGGTTGGCCGAAGGGGGGTTCTGAGGCGCGGCGGCGCGGTCCTCGGGCTTGGATTCGTCGGGCTCGGTCACGGGCGCTGAGGTCCGGGGCTTGCGGGTGGGGACGTCACGGGTTCGGGGAAGCTACAGCCTCGGGGCGGAGTGAGACCATACTGTGACGTTCCGGTGGCGGCGCGAGGCCCAGCGGACGGTCGCAGTTTGACTCCGCGGTTATTTGAGCCCGTCATGGACTCCGAACGAACGGTACGAACGGCCGGGCCCGCGGGCCCGGACCGCACGACAGTAGCCCGAGGAAACGCCGTATGGACGCCAAGGCCCCGCAAGCCCACGCCCAACACGCCAGCCCACCCGATCGCCTCACCTTCCGCACCAAGTTCCTCTACGGCTTCGGCTCCATCTCCTTCGGGGTCCACGTCTCGGTCCTGTCGCTGCTGCTGTTCTTCTACAACCAGGTGGTCGGGCTGTCGGCGAACCTCGTCAGCCTGGCGCTCGCCGCCACCCTGGTGATCGACGCCGCCTGGGACCCCATCGTCGGCCAGATCTCGGACCGGCTGCGCACGCCCTGGGGCCGGCGCCATCCGCTCATGTACCTGTCGGCCCTGCCGGTCGCCCTCACCATGATCGGCCTCTGGCGACCGCCCGCCGGCCTCGACGAGATCGGCCAGACCGCCTGGCTGTTCGTCTTCTGCCTCGCCGCCCGCCTGGTCATCAGCCTTTACGAGGTGCCGAGCCAGGCGCTCGCCCCCGAGCTCTCGCCCGATTATCACGAGCGCACCGGCCTCCTCGGCTACCGCTGGGTCTTCTTCACCCTCGGCGGGGCGGCGGCGACGATGATGGGCTACTTCATCTTCTTCCGTCCGACCGCGCAGTACCCGCAGGGCCAGCTCAACCCCGCCGCCTGGGGGCCGATGACGCTCACCGCCACGGCGATGATGTTCGTTTCGATCCTGGTCTCGGCGGCCGGCACCCACGACCGGATCCCGAGCCTGCACCGCCCGCCCGAGCGCAAGCAGCCGTTCGGCGAGATGATGCGCGACGTCCTGGCGACGCTGAAGAACTGGAACCTCGGCGTCGCCCTCACCGCCTCCCTGCTCGGCGGCATCGGCTACGGCATGTACCTGGGCCTGGCGCTCTATATCGACACCTTCTTCTGGGGCCTGAACGCCAGCGGGGTCGGCCTCCTCCAGCTCGCCAACCTGCTCGCCGTCTTCCCGGGCGCCTTCGTGGCCACGGCCCTCTCGCGGCGGTTCGGCAAGAAGGCCACCTGCATCGGCATCTTCATGACCAGCATGGTCCTGCTGCAGGGCCCGATCCTGGCGCGCCTCCTCGGCGCCTTCCCCGACAATGGGACGGCCGCCTTCCTGCCGACCCTGATCGGCATCCGGTTCGTGTGGGCGATCCTCAACAACGCCGCCTACATCGTCGTCACCTCGATGGTCGCCGACATCACCGAGGACGCCCAGGCCAAGACCGGCCTGCGCGCCGAGGGCCTCCTCATGGCTTCCAACGCCTTCATCCTGAAGGTGACGAGCGGCTTCTCGGCCCTGCTGCCCGGGGTGATGCTGTCGTTCGTCCACTTCCCGGCCAAGGCGACCGCCGTGCCGCCGGAGGTGGTCCGCCACCTGGCCTGGGTCTATCTGCCCGCCACCACCTCGGTCTCGGTGCTGTCGATCTGCACCTGGCTGCTCTACCGGATCGACGAGAAGACCCACCAGGCCAACCTCGCCAGCGTGCGCGAGGCCCAGCAGGCGGTCGCAGTCGCTCAGGCCGAGTCCCGGGCCGAGGCCGAAGGGGAGGCCGCGCCGATCCAGGCGTTGGGCTGAGGGCTCACGAAACTGTGGCCAGGCTCGCCGGGACTCCGCCCGGGCCGGCGGCGTAACATCGGTCCCGGACGTGGAGGCCGATGACATGCGGCACTACCAGCTATTCCCCTTCAGCTCGGAAGGCCGGCTGCTCGACGCCGTCGAGGTGGACGTCGACAACGACGTGCGCGCCATCCATCGGGCGATCGACGGGGAGTTTCCCAACGGCTGCGAGCTCTGGGAGGGCTTCCGCTTCCTCGGCCGCTTCCACGGTCCGGCGGCGAGCGTCGTGGCGGCCGAGGCGCCGAGCGGCCCCGCGCGCGAACTCGTCCACTAGCGCAAGCTCAGGATCAGCAGCAGCAGCGCCCCGCCCGTGAAGGCGCAGGAGGCGAGAAAGCCCGCGACCGCCCAGGGCGAGGGGCGGCCCTTGCCGATCACGGTCTCGGTCAGGATGTCGTCCTCGGCCATGGTCGTCTAACGGCCAAGGCGCGGGTTTCGTTCATTTATTCGCGGGCTGCGGCGTCACCGGCCGGTGGCGGCGAACAGGCAGACGGCGACCATCAGGGAGAGGAGGAAGGCGCCCGTGACGGAGGCCGCGCCGGTGGGGAAGAAGATTCGGCGGGGCTGGATCGGGGTCACGGACGCCTCCCAGATGGCCCGGCGGGGGATGAGGGGAGGGGACCGCCGGGCTGCTCGACGCTGTGAACCTAGGTCCCGCGCGGCGCGCCCGCCTTGACCGGGATCAAACGGGTCTTGGAACTCTGTTCGGCGACAGGGGTTGGCCGGCTCGACCATGCTCGCGCGCCTCGAACAGCTGGCCGGCCTCGCCCTGATCGTCACGGTCCTGGCCGACGTCTTCCTCAACGTGCTCTACGCGCGGGCCGGCATCGCCATCATCTCGCGGCCCCTGGCGCACGGCGTCCGCGCCGTCTTCGTCGGCGTCGGCCGGCTCTTCCCGACCCACCGGCCGCGGATCCTCAGCTTCTGCGGCCCGGCCATCGTCGTCGCCTTGCTGTTCACGTGGGTGGCGGGCCTGACCATCGGGTCGGCCATGGTGCTGCAGCCGGCGCTGGGGACCGCGCTGCGGACGTTCGGCGAGCCCATCGGCCACGGCTTCGCCACCGCGCTCTATGTGGCCGCCGGCCTGATCTCCTCGGCCGGCGCCGGCGGGCTCAGCCCGCACACCACCGCCTACAACCTGTTCTTCGCCTTCGACAGCTTCCTCGGCATCTCGGTGATGACCCTCGCCATCACCTATCTGATGCAGCTCTACGCCGCCCTCCAGGCGCGGGACGAGCTGGCGCTCAAGGTCGAGCTGATGACCGGCCAGACCGGCGACGCCGCGCGCCTCGTCGCCGGGCTCGGCCCCGACGGCCGCTTCGAGACCGGCTACGCCATCCTCGCCGAGATCGCCGCCGAGCTCAGCCGCGTGAAGGAGGCCCACCACCTCTATCCGGTGCTGTTCTATTTCCGCTTTCCCCAGGCGCTCTACGAGCTGTCGCGCTTCACCCTGGTGCTGCTCGACGCGGTGGCCCTGATCCGCGCCGGGCTGGAGCCGCGCGCCGCCGGCTGGCTGCAGCGCTCGGCGGGCCTCGAGCACCTGGAGCGCGGCGGCCTCGTCCTCATCGAGACCCTGCACCGGGTCTATCTGCGCGACGAAGGCGAGGGGCCCGAGGAGCCTGCCCCGGAGGAGGTCGCCGCCTGGCGCCGCCGCTTCGGCCGCGGCCTGGCCGTGCTGCGCGAGGCCGGCTGCCCGGTCCGCCGCGACCTCGCCCGGGCCGGCGACGCCTATGTGCGCCTGCGCAACCAGTGGAACGATCCGCTGCTTCGGCTCGGCGGCGCCATCGGCCACGAGCCGGCCGAGATCGACGCCGCCCTGCACGACCCGCAGCCGCTGCGCGACAAGCCCGAGCCCACGGCGCCGCTGATCCACTAGGCGAAACCGCACGCCCGGCCTATCGTTGGGTCAACGAAGCTGAGTTGTCCCCATTCAACGATGTTCTGGGAGGAACACGATGGCGACTGGCAGTGCGTTCGACCCCAATTCCAACGATCCCGAGCTCGTCAGCCACGAGCGCACCTACAAGGCGTTCAACATCCTGTTGCGCTGGTGCATGACGCTCCTGGCGGCGTCGCTCTCGTTCCTGACCCTGTGGTTCGCCACCGGCGCCGGCTTCCTCGGCGGCCTCGTGGTCGGGGCCATCGTCTTCGCCGGCGGCTGGGCGCTCCTCGTCCGCCACGAAGCGCACCAGCCGCTCGACGTCTGGCAGGAAGGTCGCTGACGCCCTAGGCCGGCTGCGGCTGGAACAGCGGGCTCGACTGGGCGATCGCCAGCTCCTCCTCGGTCATGTCGGCCGGCACGTCGGCGAACAGCGGGGTGGAGAGGTAGCGCTCGCCGGTGTCGGGCAGCATGGCCAGGATGGTGGAGCCGGGGCCGGCCTTCTCGGCCACCTTCAGCGCGCCGGCGAAGGTCGCGCCGGCGGTGATGCCGACGAAGATGCCCTCCTCCTTGGCCAGGCGCTGGCTCATGGTGATCGCCTCCGGCCCCGGGATCGCCAGCAGCTCGTCGTAGAGCTTCTCGCTCTGCGCCGCGCCGGTGATCTTCGGGATGAAGTCCGGCGTCCAGCCCTGCATGGGGTGCGGCTTCCAGGCCGGGTGGCCGACGGCCGGGGTGCCGTCGTCGTTGCGCGCCTGCTCCTGGCCGGAGGCCAGCAGCGCCGCGTCCGAGGGCTCGCAGACCACGATCCTGGTCTGCGGCCGCTCCTTCCTCAGCACCCGGCCGACGCCGGTCAGGGTGCCGCCGGTGCCGTAGCCGGTCACCCAGTAGTCCAGCGCCTCGCCCTCGAAGTCGGCGAGGATCTCCCGCGCGGTGGTGCGCGAGTGCATGTCCGGGTTGGCCTCGTTCTCGAACTGGCGGGCCCAGAACCAGCCGTTCCGCTTGGCGAGGTCCTCGGCCATCTTGACCATGCCCACCGCGCGCATCGCGGCGGGGGTCAGGATCACCTTGGCGCCCAGGAAGCGCATCAGCCGCCGGCGCTCCACCGAGAAGCTCTCGGCCATGGTGATGACCAGCGGATAGCCCTTGGCCGCGCAGACCATGGCGAGCCCGATGCCGGTGTTGCCGCTCGTCGCCTCGATCACCGTCTGGCCGGGCTTCAGGGCGCCCGACTTCTCCGCCGCCTCGATGACGCCCAGCGCCAGGCGGTCCTTCACCGAGCCCAGCGGGTTGAACGCCTCCACCTTGACGTAGAGGTTCACGCCCTTGGGCGCGAGCCGGTTGATCTTCACCACCGGGGTGTGGCCGACGGTCTCGAGGATGTTGGCGAACTTCGCCATGGCGGCGTCTCCGTCTGCAGAATGGGGCGGGCCGCACTGCGCGCCGCAGACCGGCGCTCTGTCAACTCCACGAAATCTGTCAGCTCCCGGAGACGCCGGACGGGGCGGCTCAGGCGGTGACGGTGAACAGGTGGGCGCCGAAGTGGCGGACCTCCACCGCGTTCGCGCCGCGGTCGGCCATCAGCCGCTCCACGGCCGCCATCAGCTCCTCGTGGCTGCGGCAGGTGACCGGCTCGAAGCCGCGGTCCTCGCCTTCCGGATAGAGCTCGTAGGTCTTGTACATGACCCTCGAGATGGCCCGGCCCGCCGCGCCGCGCATCTCGTGAAACTACTTAGGACGACCCCCTAAGGAGAGCCCCCTAGCCGGGATCGGGGAGGCCTACGTAGAGATCCTAACTTGTGCTAAGCTGTGGAACCTATTCATAGTTGTAGCGTCGGCTCGTCGACACTCCTGTCGCTCGAACTGGGAACGGCCCGTGACGAGTTCGCCCCCGCCGTCGGCGCCTGGCCCGACGCCGCCCCCCGCGCCCCTGGCCCTGCTCAGGGAGAGATACCCGGCCCACGCCAGCGGTTTCCTGCGCCCCCTGCTCGAACTCCTCAGCCTCAGCCGCGAGGCCTGCGGCGGCGATCTCGACAAGCTCCTGATCCTGCTGGTCATCGGCCTGCGCTCCACCCAGCACCGCGACTTCGCCCGCTACACCCAGGACCAGCTGCTCTCCGGCGAGGTGCCGATCTTCCCGACGCTCGGGGTCAACATCCAGTCGGTGGCCGACTCCCTCCATGCGCCCAAGGAGACCATGCGCCGCAAGGTGACCGAGCTGGTCGAAGCCGGCTGGATCCACCGCGAGGCCAACAACCTCAGCTTCACCGCCCGCGGCTACCAGGACCTCGCCCCGGTGCGCGAACGCATCGAGCTGATGGCCCTCGAGAACTACGAGCTGGTCGAGGCGATCCTGCGCGAGGGCCACAACGGGACCTGACGCCGCCGTTCCCGCCGCTTCTTCCCGCCGCCTTCCGCGCTCAGGGCGCGGCCTTCGCCACGCTGACCAGCTCCACGTCGAACACCAGGGTCGCCTCCGGCGGCACGTCGCGCTTCAGCAGCGGCTCGCCCGGCGCCCATTTGCGCCCCAGCCGGCCATAGGCGAGGTAGGCCGGCATGGTGATCCGCCATTTGTCGCCCGGCCGCATGAGCTGCAGCGCCGCGCTCATCCCCGGGATCACCTCGCGCACCTTGAAGGCGTAGGGCTCGGCGCCGCCGCCGGGCGAGGTGGAGAACACCGCCCCGTCGGTCAGCCGGCCCACATAGCGCATGGTCACCGCGTCGGCCCGCGTCGGCTGGACCCCGCCCGCCGGGCCCGAGGCCAGCACCTCGTAGCGGATGCCGGGCAGCACGACGGGCGCGGCCGGGCTCGCCGCGGGGGTCGCCTCCGCCGCCGTCGCCTCCGCCGCCGTCGTCTCCGCCGCCGTCGCGCCGAACGCCAGGAGAAGGGCGGCCGCCGCCGCCCCTCCAACCCGCCTCATCAAGCGAGGCGTCATTGGCCCAGGGCGGCCTCCGTGGCCTCCAGCTCGTCCTTGATCCAGTCGTGGCCGCGGGCGACCAGCACGCCCTCGATGGCCGACACATGGCCGCGCAGCCGCTCGCGGATCTGCGGGTCCACGTCGTCCCGCCCGGCCATCCACTTGGTCACCAAGAGCAGCCCGAACGCGCTGTGCATCGCCAGCCGCTCCAGGTCGTCGTCGGAAAGCTTCGTCATCGGCGCGCCTCCTTCCAGTCCATCCACCAAACCATCAACGCGCGGCGGCGGCAAAGGCGTTCACCCGCGCCGCGCGCTCACAGCCCGGTCGCGTACTTGCGCGGCGCGATCCGCCCGCGGCGGCCGTTCATCGCCTCGGCGACGGGCCGCGCCGCCATCCCGAAGCGGTTGCAGAGGTCGTGGATCTGGTCGGCGATCACGTCGTCGCGCAGCCAGCAGGCCTTGGCGTAGGCCGCCCGGAACGCCGGCTCGTTCCTCAGCCAGCGATAGACCGCCTTGGCCGAGGGCATGCCCGGCGTCTTCACCGCCTCGCTGAGGCTCGCGCCGAACATCACCGCCTCGCACAGCGCCTCGGCGATCTGCGGCGTGTAGGTGCTCCTGCGCCCGCTCTTCCAGTCGCGCGGCGGCTTGCCGTCGAGCCTGCGCCGGTGCGCCCGCATCCAGGCGCGCGCCTTGGCCTTCTCGGCGTCCACCCACACCGCGTCGGCCGCCATCTGGGCCCTGAGCTCGCGCCAGGCCTCGCCGAACTCCGGGATCACCTCGCGCCAGCGATAGACCGT is a window encoding:
- a CDS encoding terminase small subunit-like protein: MSQRYSPENPWVPPREREPPAMDHEPGWKESAFTEEMGRLILERIAAGETVKAITADPRMPCYATVYRWREVIPEFGEAWRELRAQMAADAVWVDAEKAKARAWMRAHRRRLDGKPPRDWKSGRRSTYTPQIAEALCEAVMFGASLSEAVKTPGMPSAKAVYRWLRNEPAFRAAYAKACWLRDDVIADQIHDLCNRFGMAARPVAEAMNGRRGRIAPRKYATGL